One stretch of Streptomyces sp. MMBL 11-1 DNA includes these proteins:
- a CDS encoding phage tail protein, with the protein MRGGIPGLPTPHPLIDRLPAVYLEQDFLQRFLAALDDVLAPVLLSIDNLPAHLDPRSAPDDFLDWLAQWVAADLHEGSPPELRRAAVRGAVARHARRGTAGGLAEALRLETGTEPEIIESGGTAWSTGPGTPLPGQARPWVTIRIRTMADGGGDGDGDGNRDGDGDGDGDGRPAGIRQPDRVRLEELIGAEVPAHVGFTLELL; encoded by the coding sequence ATGCGCGGTGGAATACCGGGGCTGCCGACCCCGCACCCCCTGATCGACCGGCTCCCGGCCGTCTACCTGGAACAGGACTTCCTCCAGCGCTTCCTGGCCGCCCTGGACGACGTCCTGGCCCCCGTCCTCCTCTCCATCGACAACCTGCCCGCCCACCTGGACCCGCGCAGTGCCCCCGACGACTTCCTCGACTGGCTGGCCCAGTGGGTGGCCGCCGACCTCCACGAGGGCAGCCCGCCGGAGCTGCGCCGGGCGGCGGTGCGCGGCGCGGTCGCCCGGCACGCCCGGCGCGGCACGGCGGGCGGCCTGGCGGAGGCGCTCCGGCTGGAGACCGGTACGGAACCGGAGATCATCGAGAGCGGCGGCACCGCTTGGTCGACCGGGCCCGGCACTCCGCTGCCGGGCCAGGCCCGCCCCTGGGTGACCATCCGGATCCGGACGATGGCCGATGGCGGCGGGGACGGGGACGGGGACGGAAATAGGGATGGGGACGGAGATGGGGATGGGGATGGGCGCCCGGCCGGCATCCGGCAGCCGGACCGGGTGCGGCTGGAGGAGCTGATCGGCGCGGAGGTCCCGGCGCACGTCGGATTCACCCTGGAGCTGCTGTGA
- a CDS encoding discoidin domain-containing protein produces the protein MPVVCPNCRTENAPGRTLCVRCALLLDPGPAPEGRLPWWRRILRRRPRQTRVAGARPRRGWRRPRVGLPIVLILLAVGVWFALPHLSGLFGFAKEETGTPESVPPAVCRGSSEAGGHPAAAAFDGFNNRYWAPEKPGEGVGEYLECDFAQPVRMMKIVVFSGTSARQNEFLTQGRPARLTVELTSKDGERTERTIRLRDQAGQQTFDVRGSDTVKARLTVGSAYGSGKDRRTAVAEIEFFGRRE, from the coding sequence GTGCCGGTCGTCTGCCCCAACTGCCGTACGGAGAACGCCCCGGGCCGCACGCTGTGCGTCCGCTGCGCCCTGCTGCTGGACCCGGGGCCCGCTCCCGAGGGCCGGCTGCCGTGGTGGCGGCGGATCCTGCGCCGCAGGCCCCGGCAGACGCGCGTGGCGGGGGCGCGACCCCGGCGCGGATGGCGGCGGCCGAGGGTCGGGCTGCCCATCGTGCTGATCCTGCTGGCGGTGGGGGTGTGGTTCGCGCTGCCGCATCTCTCGGGCCTGTTCGGCTTCGCCAAGGAGGAGACCGGGACCCCGGAGTCCGTGCCGCCCGCCGTCTGCCGGGGCTCCAGCGAGGCGGGCGGCCACCCGGCGGCTGCGGCGTTCGACGGGTTCAACAACCGTTACTGGGCACCGGAGAAGCCCGGCGAGGGGGTCGGGGAGTACCTGGAGTGCGACTTCGCGCAGCCGGTGCGGATGATGAAGATCGTGGTGTTCTCCGGGACGTCGGCGCGCCAGAACGAGTTCCTGACGCAGGGCCGCCCGGCGCGGCTCACGGTGGAGCTGACGTCGAAGGACGGGGAGAGGACCGAGCGGACGATCCGGCTGCGCGACCAGGCGGGCCAGCAGACTTTCGACGTACGGGGTTCGGACACGGTCAAGGCCCGGCTCACCGTCGGGTCGGCGTACGGCTCGGGGAAGGACCGGCGGACGGCGGTCGCGGAGATCGAGTTCTTCGGGCGGCGGGAGTGA
- a CDS encoding YciI family protein, protein MKYLVMVQGSQADYDAQTGKGNADSPAWDEKAMREMFAYMGSINDDLAESGELVTGYGLREPASGRAVSLDAEGRPVISDGPYSETKELLAGFWVLDCESLERVTEIATRVARCPQPAGAPDYPVLIRPVDGGIDD, encoded by the coding sequence ATGAAGTATCTGGTGATGGTCCAGGGCAGCCAGGCGGACTACGACGCGCAGACCGGCAAGGGGAACGCGGACAGTCCGGCCTGGGACGAGAAGGCCATGCGGGAGATGTTCGCCTACATGGGCAGCATCAACGACGACCTCGCCGAGTCGGGCGAGCTGGTCACCGGCTACGGGCTGCGGGAGCCCGCCTCGGGCCGGGCCGTCAGCCTCGACGCCGAAGGCCGCCCGGTGATCTCGGACGGGCCGTACAGCGAGACCAAGGAGCTGCTCGCCGGGTTCTGGGTGCTCGACTGCGAGAGCCTGGAACGGGTGACCGAGATCGCGACCCGCGTGGCACGCTGTCCGCAGCCGGCCGGGGCGCCCGACTACCCGGTGCTCATCCGGCCCGTCGACGGCGGGATCGACGACTGA
- a CDS encoding alpha/beta fold hydrolase, translating into MAQRPPSAAVLVLHGGRETGTEPPPSGLLNLPGTRMRPFVRALARATRAAGEDVLVTQVRYAHRGWNGSRADPFHDAVGALDALREEAGDELPVVLLGHSMGARAALRAAGHPLVRGVVGLAPWCPPGDPVTQLAGRDVVLVHSNRDRMTSPQATQSLTARARRAGARSCMVTVRGGDHAMIRRAAAWHRLTTALVTGLLGSGSLPGRVGEALGLPPTAEATEGTLDLDADLVGPGPGPGPYPDRTGAPR; encoded by the coding sequence GTGGCCCAACGACCGCCGTCGGCAGCGGTTCTCGTCCTGCACGGGGGCCGCGAGACCGGTACGGAACCCCCGCCGTCGGGTCTGCTGAATCTGCCCGGCACCCGGATGCGCCCCTTCGTCCGGGCCCTCGCGCGGGCCACCCGCGCGGCCGGCGAGGACGTCCTCGTGACACAGGTGCGGTACGCCCACCGGGGCTGGAACGGCAGTCGCGCGGACCCCTTCCACGACGCCGTGGGCGCCCTCGACGCGCTGCGGGAGGAAGCGGGCGATGAGCTGCCGGTGGTGCTCCTGGGCCACTCCATGGGCGCGCGCGCCGCCCTCCGCGCCGCCGGGCACCCCTTGGTGCGGGGCGTCGTCGGGCTCGCCCCCTGGTGTCCCCCGGGAGACCCGGTCACCCAGCTCGCGGGCCGTGACGTCGTCCTCGTCCACAGCAACCGGGACCGGATGACCAGCCCCCAGGCCACCCAGTCCCTCACCGCCCGGGCCCGTCGCGCCGGAGCCCGTAGCTGCATGGTCACCGTCCGGGGCGGCGACCACGCCATGATCCGCCGGGCCGCCGCCTGGCACCGGCTCACCACCGCGCTGGTCACCGGACTTCTCGGTTCCGGCAGTCTGCCGGGCCGGGTCGGCGAGGCCCTCGGCCTGCCGCCCACCGCCGAGGCCACCGAGGGCACCCTCGACCTGGACGCCGATCTCGTCGGCCCCGGCCCCGGCCCCGGCCCGTATCCGGACCGGACGGGCGCCCCGCGCTGA
- a CDS encoding flotillin family protein: MSPVVIAVIGIVVLLVLLGLVVITRYKVAGPSEAFIITGRRGKKSTDPVTGQTSIDNSGQKVVVGGGVFVVPFVQQKFTLDLSSRHIPIAVRGAVTLRGVKSNLEGVAIVKVGGSEDAIRAAAQRFLQQQEGIVGFTQEVLSGALRAIVGRMSVEDIIRDRAAFAGQVAEEAEASLSGQGLILDAFQIQDITTEGSYLEDLGRPEAARAKQEADIAEAIAKRASEQARLKAAEEIAIAERTYYLKQAEIKAETEAAAAKANAAGPLAEAARQQEVLQEQEKVAERQAALTDRELDTKVRKPADAARYQAEQEAEARRIAQVKEAEADAERSRLTGQGEKLHRSALADAVRIEGEADAAAIAAKGAAEAEAMQKKADAFAQYGDAAVLQMLVEVLPNVVAKASEPLSAIDKMTVISTDGASQLARTVTDNVAQGMELLTSTTGVDMTSLLQNLKDRVGSTVPAPATPDAQETGSSTSKNGEIEIKG; this comes from the coding sequence ATGAGTCCAGTAGTCATCGCCGTCATCGGCATCGTCGTACTCCTCGTTCTGCTCGGCCTCGTCGTCATCACGCGCTACAAGGTGGCCGGACCCAGCGAGGCGTTCATCATCACCGGCCGCCGCGGCAAGAAGTCGACGGATCCGGTCACCGGACAGACCAGCATCGACAACAGCGGCCAGAAGGTCGTCGTGGGCGGCGGCGTCTTCGTCGTGCCGTTCGTCCAGCAGAAGTTCACCCTGGACCTGTCCAGCCGGCACATCCCGATCGCCGTGCGCGGCGCGGTGACGCTGCGCGGCGTCAAGTCGAACCTCGAAGGCGTCGCGATCGTCAAGGTCGGCGGCAGCGAGGACGCGATCCGCGCCGCGGCCCAGCGCTTCCTCCAGCAGCAGGAAGGCATCGTCGGCTTCACCCAGGAGGTGCTCTCCGGCGCGCTCCGCGCGATCGTCGGCCGTATGTCGGTCGAGGACATCATCCGGGACCGGGCCGCGTTCGCCGGGCAGGTCGCGGAGGAGGCCGAGGCCAGCCTCTCCGGCCAGGGCCTGATCCTGGACGCCTTCCAGATCCAGGACATCACCACCGAGGGCTCCTACCTGGAGGACCTCGGCCGCCCGGAGGCCGCCCGCGCCAAGCAGGAGGCGGACATCGCCGAGGCCATCGCGAAGCGCGCCTCGGAGCAGGCCCGGCTGAAGGCGGCCGAGGAGATCGCCATCGCCGAGCGGACGTACTACCTGAAGCAGGCCGAGATCAAGGCCGAGACGGAAGCCGCCGCCGCCAAGGCCAACGCCGCCGGTCCGCTCGCCGAGGCCGCACGGCAGCAGGAAGTCCTCCAGGAGCAGGAGAAGGTCGCCGAGCGCCAGGCCGCGCTGACCGACCGCGAGCTGGACACGAAGGTCCGTAAGCCCGCGGACGCCGCCCGCTACCAGGCCGAGCAGGAGGCGGAGGCCCGCCGCATCGCCCAGGTCAAGGAGGCCGAGGCCGACGCGGAGCGTTCGCGTCTGACCGGTCAGGGCGAGAAGCTGCACCGTTCGGCGCTGGCCGACGCGGTCCGCATCGAGGGTGAGGCGGACGCCGCGGCGATCGCCGCCAAGGGTGCGGCCGAGGCGGAGGCCATGCAGAAGAAGGCCGACGCGTTCGCGCAGTACGGCGACGCGGCCGTCCTCCAGATGCTGGTCGAGGTCCTCCCGAACGTCGTGGCGAAGGCCTCCGAGCCGCTGAGCGCCATCGACAAGATGACGGTCATCTCCACGGACGGCGCGAGCCAGCTGGCCCGCACGGTGACCGACAACGTCGCGCAGGGCATGGAGTTGCTGACCTCGACGACGGGGGTGGACATGACGTCCCTCCTCCAGAACCTGAAGGACCGCGTCGGGAGCACGGTGCCCGCTCCCGCCACGCCGGACGCCCAGGAGACGGGCTCCTCGACCTCGAAGAACGGTGAGATCGAGATCAAGGGCTGA
- a CDS encoding YrhB domain-containing protein, translating to MIERDAAVRTVEEELERDYQRQLSAGLNPMRMAVSDVERHELVWIVFWTSEEYLRTRDPNLMLAGNGPYLVDRVDGSLHWIGVVASVTDAWEADYRSRIRGQATRTAVDELHDEVRAVAEARGRIHAMHTLRRSVPALSLAQTVEYVTALQRGDAPAHLAEVATGELVPPTDPFLSVTTIRGAEHGP from the coding sequence GTGATCGAGCGAGATGCCGCGGTTCGGACCGTTGAGGAAGAGCTGGAACGCGACTACCAACGGCAGTTGTCGGCTGGGCTGAACCCGATGCGCATGGCCGTGTCGGACGTGGAGCGGCACGAGCTGGTGTGGATCGTCTTCTGGACCTCCGAGGAGTATCTGCGCACCCGGGATCCGAACCTCATGCTGGCCGGGAACGGGCCGTACCTCGTCGACCGCGTCGACGGAAGCCTGCACTGGATCGGGGTCGTCGCCTCAGTGACCGACGCGTGGGAGGCGGACTACCGGTCCCGGATTCGCGGACAGGCCACGCGGACGGCGGTGGACGAACTGCACGACGAGGTCCGGGCGGTGGCCGAGGCGCGGGGAAGGATCCACGCCATGCACACCCTGCGCCGCAGCGTGCCGGCGCTCTCCCTCGCCCAGACCGTCGAGTACGTGACCGCCTTGCAACGCGGAGACGCTCCGGCGCACCTCGCAGAAGTCGCGACCGGAGAACTGGTGCCGCCGACCGACCCGTTCCTGTCCGTCACGACGATCCGCGGAGCCGAGCACGGTCCATAG
- a CDS encoding peroxiredoxin, translated as MAPGPQLGSAAPDFTLPGGVLSGDAFERADYRLSSARGRSVVLAFYPGDNTSVCTKQLCSYSSGMEAFEGFDADVWGISPQGVDSHESFARSFGLRMPLLADEGREAARAYGVSAPGIGVRRAVFLIGPDGVLRWKHVALLGATFQSLSTLTDRLSGIKDA; from the coding sequence ATGGCACCAGGCCCTCAACTCGGCAGCGCCGCACCGGACTTCACTCTCCCGGGCGGAGTCCTGTCGGGCGACGCCTTCGAGCGCGCCGACTACCGGCTGTCGTCCGCCCGCGGCCGGTCCGTGGTGCTGGCGTTCTACCCCGGGGACAACACCAGCGTCTGCACGAAGCAGTTGTGCTCGTACTCCTCGGGCATGGAGGCCTTCGAGGGCTTCGACGCCGATGTCTGGGGAATCAGTCCACAGGGTGTGGACAGCCACGAGTCGTTCGCCCGCTCCTTCGGTCTGCGCATGCCGCTGCTGGCCGACGAGGGCCGGGAGGCCGCCAGGGCGTACGGGGTCTCCGCGCCGGGCATCGGGGTGCGGCGGGCGGTCTTCCTCATCGGCCCGGACGGGGTCCTGCGCTGGAAGCACGTGGCCCTGCTCGGTGCGACGTTCCAGTCGCTCAGCACGCTCACGGACCGGCTGTCCGGCATCAAAGACGCATAA
- a CDS encoding SpoIIE family protein phosphatase has product MENREPDPTTGGTSLQADTCDDGMPSFFDPKTVAALFDGHPAAVAILDHDLRYTYVNPSLERINGLPADSHIGRTISQTLPGLRGQASLLRAVLADGKPREETIQGQTWAVDETADERFWRATYSRLDWGGAACGLMAIVVEITDVTRQREELEEARGHVTLLSTAAVRIGTTLDMDTTCRELTAFVVPDFADVAAVDVFPAEVGHAVRRPEPGVVRLRRAALRGDGDLDEQVQRFGHPGEYVDFAADSAVTRCLAENEPVLDHWEDRGTGRSAVTADRITASRALGLREALVVPLTARSRPLGTLTLVRADGSPPFSDRDVAVAREIAVRAGVDLDHARRYDHEHSIARELQRSLLSEPRGPHPHVEIATRYRPADEGVLVGGDWFDVVPLQDGRHLKAMGDVMGHGVEAAVAMSQYRSLLRLLAGEDLPPHQILEQLDTMVERSGVDRAATCLLAVVDRFGGVCEVASAGHLPPVFIDPGAAGARVVPVPVGPPLGTGFGGYRTASVPCGPGTVLFMYTDGLVERRGEDIDVSVGRLASLTLPSGGHLEDLLDQVLDRFGEDAEDDIAVLASRIREGPPVVRPTPPE; this is encoded by the coding sequence ATGGAGAACCGGGAGCCCGACCCGACGACGGGAGGCACGTCCTTGCAGGCCGACACGTGTGACGACGGCATGCCGTCGTTCTTCGACCCGAAGACCGTCGCGGCCCTGTTCGACGGGCATCCGGCCGCCGTCGCCATCCTCGACCACGATCTCCGCTACACCTACGTCAACCCGTCCCTCGAACGGATCAACGGCCTCCCCGCCGACTCCCACATCGGGCGGACGATCTCCCAGACGCTGCCAGGGCTGCGCGGCCAGGCCTCCCTCCTGCGTGCCGTCCTGGCCGACGGGAAGCCTCGCGAGGAGACGATTCAGGGGCAGACCTGGGCGGTGGACGAGACGGCCGACGAGCGGTTCTGGCGCGCCACGTACAGCCGTCTGGACTGGGGCGGGGCGGCCTGCGGCCTGATGGCGATCGTCGTCGAGATCACCGACGTCACCCGTCAGCGCGAGGAGCTGGAGGAGGCGCGCGGCCATGTCACCCTGCTGAGCACCGCCGCCGTCCGCATCGGCACGACGCTCGACATGGACACCACCTGTCGCGAACTCACCGCGTTCGTGGTGCCCGACTTCGCCGACGTCGCGGCGGTCGACGTGTTCCCGGCAGAGGTGGGGCACGCCGTACGCCGCCCGGAGCCCGGCGTCGTACGGCTCCGGCGGGCAGCCCTGCGGGGCGACGGCGACCTCGACGAGCAGGTGCAGCGGTTCGGCCACCCCGGGGAGTACGTCGACTTCGCGGCGGACTCCGCGGTGACCCGCTGCCTGGCGGAGAACGAGCCGGTCCTCGACCACTGGGAGGACCGCGGCACGGGGCGCAGCGCCGTCACCGCTGACCGGATCACCGCCTCCCGGGCGCTCGGGCTGCGCGAGGCGCTCGTCGTCCCGCTCACCGCCCGCAGCCGGCCGCTCGGGACCCTCACCCTCGTCCGGGCGGACGGCTCACCCCCCTTCAGCGACCGGGACGTGGCGGTCGCCCGCGAGATCGCCGTCCGCGCGGGCGTCGACCTCGACCACGCCCGTCGCTACGACCACGAGCACAGCATCGCCCGCGAACTCCAGCGCTCCCTGCTCTCCGAGCCCCGGGGACCCCACCCGCACGTCGAGATCGCCACCCGGTACCGCCCCGCCGACGAGGGCGTCCTCGTCGGCGGCGACTGGTTCGACGTCGTGCCGCTCCAGGACGGCCGGCACCTCAAGGCGATGGGCGACGTGATGGGCCACGGGGTGGAGGCGGCCGTCGCGATGAGCCAGTACCGCTCCCTGCTGCGGCTGCTGGCGGGGGAGGACCTGCCGCCCCACCAGATCCTGGAGCAGCTCGACACCATGGTGGAGCGGTCGGGCGTGGACCGGGCGGCGACCTGTCTGCTCGCCGTCGTCGACCGGTTCGGCGGGGTGTGCGAGGTGGCCAGCGCGGGCCATCTGCCCCCGGTCTTCATCGACCCGGGGGCCGCCGGGGCCCGGGTCGTGCCCGTGCCGGTGGGGCCGCCGCTCGGCACCGGGTTCGGCGGCTACCGGACCGCGTCCGTGCCCTGCGGCCCCGGGACCGTGCTGTTCATGTACACCGACGGCCTGGTGGAGCGCCGGGGTGAGGACATCGACGTGTCCGTGGGGCGGCTGGCGTCGCTGACCCTTCCGAGCGGCGGGCATCTGGAGGACCTGTTGGACCAGGTGCTGGACCGGTTCGGCGAGGACGCGGAGGACGACATCGCCGTACTGGCCTCCCGGATCCGCGAGGGCCCGCCGGTGGTGCGGCCGACCCCGCCGGAGTGA
- the cbiE gene encoding precorrin-6y C5,15-methyltransferase (decarboxylating) subunit CbiE, whose amino-acid sequence MSAAPAPAAPPHPAVCVVGIGADGWHGLSGTAREALCAAEVLIGGARQLDLLPPECAGARVSWPSPLRPAVPRLLAEHRERRIAVLASGDPMFYGIGRALAEELGPEGLHVLPHPSSVSYACARLGWPLEDTEVVTLVGRPAARLAASLYEGRRLLVLSADASTPATVATLLTAHGFGPSRLRVLEQLGAEDEAYVDGLAETWEQPPGDRLNVIAIDCRAAADALRLGTVPGLPDEAYEHDGQLTKRHVRAATLGALAPAPGELLWDVGGGSGSIAIEWLRAHPSCRAVSVERGPARAERIARNAERLGVPALEVVTGPAPAALAGLEAPDAVFIGGGLTAPGLLDACWEALRPGGRLVANTVTLESEALLAGWHKAHGGELVRLAVAHAVPVGGFTGWRQAMPVTQWSVVKPRPVIKPSGSGARSYKGDRS is encoded by the coding sequence GTGTCTGCCGCCCCTGCCCCTGCCGCTCCCCCGCACCCCGCCGTCTGCGTCGTGGGGATCGGCGCGGACGGCTGGCACGGGCTGTCCGGTACGGCGCGGGAGGCGCTGTGCGCGGCGGAGGTGCTGATCGGCGGGGCGCGCCAGCTGGACCTGCTGCCGCCGGAGTGCGCCGGTGCCCGGGTGAGCTGGCCGTCCCCGCTGAGGCCGGCCGTCCCCCGGCTGCTCGCGGAGCACCGGGAGCGCCGGATCGCGGTGCTGGCCAGCGGAGACCCGATGTTCTACGGCATCGGGCGCGCGCTGGCGGAGGAGCTGGGCCCGGAGGGGCTGCACGTGCTGCCGCACCCGTCGTCCGTCTCGTACGCCTGCGCGCGCCTCGGCTGGCCGCTGGAGGACACCGAGGTCGTGACGCTGGTGGGCCGGCCGGCGGCACGCCTGGCGGCGTCGCTGTACGAGGGTCGTCGGCTGCTGGTCCTGAGCGCGGACGCGAGCACGCCCGCCACGGTCGCCACGCTGCTCACGGCCCACGGCTTCGGCCCCAGCCGGCTGCGGGTGCTGGAGCAGCTGGGCGCCGAGGACGAGGCGTACGTGGACGGCTTGGCCGAGACGTGGGAGCAGCCCCCGGGGGACCGTCTGAACGTCATCGCGATCGACTGCCGGGCGGCGGCGGACGCGCTGCGGCTCGGCACGGTCCCGGGCCTCCCGGACGAGGCGTACGAGCACGACGGCCAGCTCACCAAGCGCCACGTCCGGGCCGCGACGCTGGGAGCGCTGGCGCCCGCGCCGGGAGAGCTGCTCTGGGACGTGGGCGGCGGCTCCGGCTCGATCGCGATCGAGTGGCTGCGGGCGCACCCGTCCTGCCGGGCGGTGAGCGTGGAGCGGGGCCCGGCACGGGCCGAGCGGATCGCCCGCAACGCGGAACGCCTGGGCGTCCCGGCCCTGGAGGTCGTCACCGGCCCGGCACCGGCAGCGCTGGCCGGACTGGAGGCGCCGGACGCGGTGTTCATCGGCGGCGGCCTGACCGCGCCGGGCCTGCTCGACGCGTGCTGGGAGGCGTTGCGGCCGGGGGGCCGGCTGGTCGCGAACACGGTGACGCTGGAGTCGGAGGCGCTGCTGGCCGGGTGGCACAAGGCGCACGGCGGCGAGCTGGTGCGCCTGGCGGTGGCCCACGCCGTCCCGGTCGGCGGCTTCACCGGCTGGCGCCAGGCCATGCCCGTAACGCAGTGGTCGGTTGTCAAGCCCCGGCCGGTCATCAAGCCCTCGGGCTCCGGGGCACGTTCGTACAAGGGAGATCGATCATGA
- the cobM gene encoding precorrin-4 C(11)-methyltransferase, with translation MTVYFIGAGPGAADLITVRGARILAASPVCLYAGSLVPVELLAECPEGARLVDTANLDIEQITAELVRAHTDGHDVARLHSGDPSVFSAVNEQMKRLDEAGVPYEVVPGVPAFAAAAAALKRELTVPTVGQTVILTRIAQRATAMPEGEDLATLGRSGALIVLHLAARYVDRVVAELLPHYGADCPTAVVAMASRPDEIILRGPLDSIAEQVKAAGVIRTAVIMVGRTLGAEQFRDSHLYAVGRDRGEC, from the coding sequence ATGACGGTGTACTTCATCGGCGCGGGCCCCGGCGCGGCCGACCTGATCACGGTGCGCGGCGCGCGGATCCTCGCCGCCAGCCCGGTCTGCCTGTACGCGGGCAGCCTGGTCCCGGTGGAGCTGCTGGCCGAGTGCCCGGAGGGCGCCCGCCTGGTCGACACGGCGAACCTGGACATCGAGCAGATCACCGCCGAGCTGGTCCGGGCCCATACGGACGGCCACGACGTGGCGAGGCTGCACTCGGGCGACCCGTCGGTGTTCAGCGCGGTGAACGAACAGATGAAGCGCCTGGACGAGGCGGGGGTCCCGTACGAAGTGGTCCCCGGCGTCCCCGCGTTCGCGGCGGCGGCAGCGGCGTTGAAGCGCGAGCTGACGGTCCCGACGGTCGGCCAGACGGTGATCCTGACCCGTATCGCGCAGCGCGCCACGGCGATGCCGGAGGGCGAGGACCTGGCGACGCTGGGCCGCAGCGGCGCACTGATCGTGCTGCATCTGGCGGCGCGGTACGTGGACCGGGTGGTGGCAGAACTGCTGCCGCACTACGGGGCGGACTGCCCGACGGCGGTGGTGGCGATGGCGTCCCGCCCGGACGAGATCATTCTGCGCGGCCCGCTGGACTCGATCGCCGAGCAGGTGAAGGCGGCGGGGGTGATCCGGACGGCGGTCATCATGGTGGGCCGGACGCTGGGCGCGGAGCAGTTCCGGGACAGCCACCTGTACGCCGTTGGGCGGGACCGGGGGGAGTGCTGA
- a CDS encoding RNA polymerase sigma factor gives MDRRADVIIEDLLRRHAPQVLGALVRRYGHFDPAEDSVQEALIAAAEQWPRDGVPDNPRGWLIRVASRRLTDRLRSDEARRRREETSAALTPADAFVAPPPGEDPSGPGRAPSEDDTLTLLFLCCHPALSPAAQIALTLRAVGGLTTAEIARAHLVPEATMAQRISRAKRTVRGTRFRRPDAQDLDQRLGAALQVLYLIFNEGYTATAGPDLTRTDLAREAIRLTRAVRRLLPHEGRVTGLLALMVLTEARTPARTGPDGGLIPLDAQDRALWDRTAIAEGTALAEEALTQGPAGDYQLQAAIAALHDEAERAEDTDWPQILALYDLLVRRTPDPAAALGRAVAVAMVHGPRAGLAAVDALAGAVEPRFRLDAVRGHLLERAGEPDAARAAYRAAADGTLSEPEARYLRMRADRLKP, from the coding sequence ATGGACCGTAGGGCCGACGTCATCATCGAGGACCTGCTGCGCCGCCACGCGCCGCAGGTCCTCGGCGCGCTCGTGCGCCGGTACGGGCACTTCGACCCCGCCGAGGACTCCGTACAGGAGGCCCTCATCGCGGCCGCCGAACAGTGGCCCCGGGACGGGGTCCCCGACAACCCGCGCGGCTGGCTGATCCGGGTCGCCTCCCGCCGCCTCACCGACCGGCTCCGCAGCGACGAGGCCCGTCGCAGGCGGGAGGAGACGTCGGCGGCCCTCACCCCCGCGGACGCGTTCGTCGCGCCGCCGCCCGGGGAAGACCCCTCCGGCCCGGGCCGGGCCCCCTCCGAGGACGACACCCTCACCCTGCTCTTCCTCTGCTGCCACCCCGCGCTCTCCCCCGCCGCCCAGATCGCGCTCACCCTCCGCGCGGTCGGCGGTCTCACCACGGCGGAGATCGCCCGCGCCCATCTGGTGCCGGAGGCGACGATGGCGCAGCGGATCAGCCGGGCAAAGCGGACGGTGCGCGGTACGAGGTTCCGGCGGCCGGACGCCCAGGACCTCGACCAGCGGCTCGGCGCCGCGCTCCAGGTCCTCTACCTGATCTTCAACGAGGGTTACACCGCCACCGCCGGTCCCGACCTCACCCGCACGGACCTGGCGCGCGAGGCGATCCGGCTGACCCGGGCCGTCCGCCGGCTGCTGCCGCACGAGGGGCGCGTGACCGGGCTGCTGGCGCTGATGGTCCTCACCGAGGCGCGCACCCCGGCGCGCACCGGGCCCGACGGCGGCCTGATCCCGCTCGACGCACAGGACCGGGCGCTCTGGGACCGTACGGCCATCGCGGAAGGCACCGCACTGGCCGAGGAGGCACTCACCCAGGGCCCGGCCGGGGACTACCAGCTCCAGGCCGCCATCGCCGCCCTCCACGACGAGGCGGAGCGCGCGGAGGACACCGACTGGCCGCAGATCCTCGCCCTCTACGACCTCCTCGTGCGGCGCACCCCCGACCCCGCCGCCGCGTTGGGCCGGGCGGTCGCCGTGGCCATGGTGCACGGCCCCCGGGCGGGGCTGGCGGCGGTCGACGCCCTGGCGGGGGCGGTGGAGCCGCGCTTCCGCCTGGACGCCGTACGCGGGCATCTCCTGGAGCGGGCCGGGGAACCGGACGCCGCCCGCGCCGCCTACCGCGCGGCCGCCGACGGCACGCTCAGCGAACCCGAGGCCCGCTATCTGCGCATGCGCGCGGACCGGCTGAAGCCGTGA